In Diachasmimorpha longicaudata isolate KC_UGA_2023 chromosome 4, iyDiaLong2, whole genome shotgun sequence, a single genomic region encodes these proteins:
- the LOC135161631 gene encoding mitochondrial Rho GTPase isoform X1 codes for MVQRPVVPRRNVRILLIGDQGVGKTSLILSLVSEEYAEEVPPKAEEITIPADVTPEQVPTHIVDYSSIEQTDDQLVDEIQKAHVICVVYSVDDEDTLDRAASYWLPLVRKCSSSNRCPVVLVGNKIDLVDYSTIEAVYPIMKEYSEIESCIECSAKTLQNISEMFYYAQKAVLHPTTPLYNYDTQELTEECKTALQRIFKICDLDNDGLLNDMELNNFQQSCFNTPLQPQVLEDVKAVLSKNIHDGTCNGCVTMKGFMYLQCLFIQRGRNETTWAVLRKFGYDNELQMSKDYIHPPLKVPPGCTTELSHKGQEFLTILFMLHDRDRDGALSPPEMESLFSRCVTPPWGDEYKYTVPTNEKGWITYQGYMCQWALIALTNVRKTLEYMAYLGYNMFNNECQTTAIHVTREKKLDLAKKQSSRNVYTCHVIGRKSSGKTTLCRTFIDPKLEKLADNNVPTSAQIAANTVHVYGQEKTIILRDINILNVQDALTPAQIQCDAAALVYDTSDPKSFEYIARIYIKYFADSKIPVLIVANKSDLAEVKQEYLLQPPSFCNKYKLMPPQPYSITRTVRPEIFVKLATMAAFPRFQAAWVLFYKHSPLRRMVHMLLVNPSPSQWWSCFTRHMKQFGLVQGDSVVWWKAGLGIAAATVAGFMMMRVLNTNKR; via the exons ATGGTGCAGCGACCGGTGGTGCCTCGACGTAACGTCAGGATCCTCCTGATCGGTGATCAGGGTGTGGGCAAGACGTCCTTGATTCTGTCTTTGGTGAGTGAAGAGTACGCTGAGGAGGTGCCTCCCAAGGCCGAGGAGATAACGATACCAGCGGACGTTACTCCTGAGCAAGTGCCCACACACATTGTCGATTATTCGTCGATTGAGCAGACCGATGATCAACTCGTAGATGAAATCCAAAAGGCCCACGTTATCTGCGTTGTGTACTCTGTAGACGATGAGGACACATTGGACCGGGCTGCCAGCTACTGGTTGCCCCTGGTGAGAAAGTGCTCGAGCAGTAACAGATGTCCAGTGGTGCTCGTTGGAAATAAAATCGATCTTGTCGATTATTCCACGATCGAGGCAGTCTATCCCATCATGAAGGAGTACTCGGAGATCGAGAGCTGCATCGAGTGCTCGGCGAAGACACTCCAGAATATCTCGGAGATGTTTTATTACGCCCAAAAAGCAGTTCTCCATCCCACAACTCCCCTGTACAATTACGACACTCAGGAACTCACGGAGGAGTGCAAGACGGCTTTGCAGAGAATATTCAAGATTTGTGATCTCGATAATGATGGCCTGCTTAATGATATGGagctcaataattttcaacagtCGTGCTTCAATACTCCTCTGCAGCCCCAAGTCCTCGAGGATGTCAAGGCTGTACTCTCGAAGAATATTCATGATGGGACTTGCAACGGATGTGTTACCATGAAAG GCTTCATGTATCTccaatgtttatttattcaacgaGGGAGGAATGAAACTACGTGGGCAGTTCTCCGAAAATTTGGCTACGACAACGAGCTCCAGATGTCGAAAGATTACATCCACCCACC aTTGAAAGTACCACCTGGTTGCACAACAGAGTTATCCCACAAAGGGCAAGAATTCCTGACAATACTGTTCATGCTGCACGATAGAGATCGCGATGGTGCTTTATCACCACCTGAAATGGAATCGTTGTTTTCGCGTTGCGTGACACCACCATGGGGTGACGAGTACAAATACACCGTACCTACTAATGAAAAG GGTTGGATTACATATCAAGGATATATGTGTCAGTGGGCCCTAATAGCTCTAACCAACGTACGGAAAACCCTCGAGTACATGGCATACCTCGGGTACAATATGTTTAACAACGAGTGTCAAACGACTGCTATACATGTCACAAGAGAAAAGAAACTGGATCTCGCAAAAAAACAGTCCAGTCGAAATGTCTACACTTGTCACGTAATTGGTCGAAAGAGCAGTGGAAAAACTACTCTATGTAGGACATTTATCGATCCCAAATTGGAG AAATTGGCGGATAATAATGTACCAACCAGCGCTCAGATTGCAGCGAATACAGTGCACGTGTATGGACAGGAGAAGACTATTATATTGAGAgatattaatattttgaatGTTCAAGATGCCTTAACTCCTGCCCAAATACAGTGCGATGCTGCAGCTCTTGTTTACGATACTAGCGATCCAAAGTCATTCGAGTATATCGCTCGTATTTATATT AAATATTTTGCCGACAGCAAGATACCGGTACTAATAGTAGCAAACAAGAGTGATCTCGCTGAAGTTAAACAAGAGTATCTACTCCAGCCACCGAGCTTCTGCAACAAATACAAACTCATGCCCCCGCAACCATACAGCATCACTCGTACTGTACGACCAGAGATATTCGTCAAACTAGCAACAATGGCTGCCTTTCC CCGCTTTCAAGCAGCGTGGGTATTATTTTACAAACACAG CCCTTTGAGGCGTATGGTCCACATGTTGCTTGTCAATCCTTCACCAAGTCAATGGTGGAGTTGTTTCACAAG ACACATGAAGCAGTTTGGCCTGGTCCAGGGGGATTCGGTTGTTTGGTGGAAAGCCGGCCTTGGAATAGCAGCAGCCACTGTAGCTGGTTTTATGATGATGCGTGTACTCAATACGAACAAAAGATAG
- the LOC135161631 gene encoding mitochondrial Rho GTPase isoform X3, whose translation MVQRPVVPRRNVRILLIGDQGVGKTSLILSLVSEEYAEEVPPKAEEITIPADVTPEQVPTHIVDYSSIEQTDDQLVDEIQKAHVICVVYSVDDEDTLDRAASYWLPLVRKCSSSNRCPVVLVGNKIDLVDYSTIEAVYPIMKEYSEIESCIECSAKTLQNISEMFYYAQKAVLHPTTPLYNYDTQELTEECKTALQRIFKICDLDNDGLLNDMELNNFQQSCFNTPLQPQVLEDVKAVLSKNIHDGTCNGCVTMKGFMYLQCLFIQRGRNETTWAVLRKFGYDNELQMSKDYIHPPLKVPPGCTTELSHKGQEFLTILFMLHDRDRDGALSPPEMESLFSRCVTPPWGDEYKYTVPTNEKGWITYQGYMCQWALIALTNVRKTLEYMAYLGYNMFNNECQTTAIHVTREKKLDLAKKQSSRNVYTCHVIGRKSSGKTTLCRTFIDPKLEKLADNNVPTSAQIAANTVHVYGQEKTIILRDINILNVQDALTPAQIQCDAAALVYDTSDPKSFEYIARIYIKYFADSKIPVLIVANKSDLAEVKQEYLLQPPSFCNKYKLMPPQPYSITRTVRPEIFVKLATMAAFPHMKQFGLVQGDSVVWWKAGLGIAAATVAGFMMMRVLNTNKR comes from the exons ATGGTGCAGCGACCGGTGGTGCCTCGACGTAACGTCAGGATCCTCCTGATCGGTGATCAGGGTGTGGGCAAGACGTCCTTGATTCTGTCTTTGGTGAGTGAAGAGTACGCTGAGGAGGTGCCTCCCAAGGCCGAGGAGATAACGATACCAGCGGACGTTACTCCTGAGCAAGTGCCCACACACATTGTCGATTATTCGTCGATTGAGCAGACCGATGATCAACTCGTAGATGAAATCCAAAAGGCCCACGTTATCTGCGTTGTGTACTCTGTAGACGATGAGGACACATTGGACCGGGCTGCCAGCTACTGGTTGCCCCTGGTGAGAAAGTGCTCGAGCAGTAACAGATGTCCAGTGGTGCTCGTTGGAAATAAAATCGATCTTGTCGATTATTCCACGATCGAGGCAGTCTATCCCATCATGAAGGAGTACTCGGAGATCGAGAGCTGCATCGAGTGCTCGGCGAAGACACTCCAGAATATCTCGGAGATGTTTTATTACGCCCAAAAAGCAGTTCTCCATCCCACAACTCCCCTGTACAATTACGACACTCAGGAACTCACGGAGGAGTGCAAGACGGCTTTGCAGAGAATATTCAAGATTTGTGATCTCGATAATGATGGCCTGCTTAATGATATGGagctcaataattttcaacagtCGTGCTTCAATACTCCTCTGCAGCCCCAAGTCCTCGAGGATGTCAAGGCTGTACTCTCGAAGAATATTCATGATGGGACTTGCAACGGATGTGTTACCATGAAAG GCTTCATGTATCTccaatgtttatttattcaacgaGGGAGGAATGAAACTACGTGGGCAGTTCTCCGAAAATTTGGCTACGACAACGAGCTCCAGATGTCGAAAGATTACATCCACCCACC aTTGAAAGTACCACCTGGTTGCACAACAGAGTTATCCCACAAAGGGCAAGAATTCCTGACAATACTGTTCATGCTGCACGATAGAGATCGCGATGGTGCTTTATCACCACCTGAAATGGAATCGTTGTTTTCGCGTTGCGTGACACCACCATGGGGTGACGAGTACAAATACACCGTACCTACTAATGAAAAG GGTTGGATTACATATCAAGGATATATGTGTCAGTGGGCCCTAATAGCTCTAACCAACGTACGGAAAACCCTCGAGTACATGGCATACCTCGGGTACAATATGTTTAACAACGAGTGTCAAACGACTGCTATACATGTCACAAGAGAAAAGAAACTGGATCTCGCAAAAAAACAGTCCAGTCGAAATGTCTACACTTGTCACGTAATTGGTCGAAAGAGCAGTGGAAAAACTACTCTATGTAGGACATTTATCGATCCCAAATTGGAG AAATTGGCGGATAATAATGTACCAACCAGCGCTCAGATTGCAGCGAATACAGTGCACGTGTATGGACAGGAGAAGACTATTATATTGAGAgatattaatattttgaatGTTCAAGATGCCTTAACTCCTGCCCAAATACAGTGCGATGCTGCAGCTCTTGTTTACGATACTAGCGATCCAAAGTCATTCGAGTATATCGCTCGTATTTATATT AAATATTTTGCCGACAGCAAGATACCGGTACTAATAGTAGCAAACAAGAGTGATCTCGCTGAAGTTAAACAAGAGTATCTACTCCAGCCACCGAGCTTCTGCAACAAATACAAACTCATGCCCCCGCAACCATACAGCATCACTCGTACTGTACGACCAGAGATATTCGTCAAACTAGCAACAATGGCTGCCTTTCC ACACATGAAGCAGTTTGGCCTGGTCCAGGGGGATTCGGTTGTTTGGTGGAAAGCCGGCCTTGGAATAGCAGCAGCCACTGTAGCTGGTTTTATGATGATGCGTGTACTCAATACGAACAAAAGATAG
- the LOC135161631 gene encoding mitochondrial Rho GTPase isoform X2 — translation MVQRPVVPRRNVRILLIGDQGVGKTSLILSLVSEEYAEEVPPKAEEITIPADVTPEQVPTHIVDYSSIEQTDDQLVDEIQKAHVICVVYSVDDEDTLDRAASYWLPLVRKCSSSNRCPVVLVGNKIDLVDYSTIEAVYPIMKEYSEIESCIECSAKTLQNISEMFYYAQKAVLHPTTPLYNYDTQELTEECKTALQRIFKICDLDNDGLLNDMELNNFQQSCFNTPLQPQVLEDVKAVLSKNIHDGTCNGCVTMKGFMYLQCLFIQRGRNETTWAVLRKFGYDNELQMSKDYIHPPLKVPPGCTTELSHKGQEFLTILFMLHDRDRDGALSPPEMESLFSRCVTPPWGDEYKYTVPTNEKGWITYQGYMCQWALIALTNVRKTLEYMAYLGYNMFNNECQTTAIHVTREKKLDLAKKQSSRNVYTCHVIGRKSSGKTTLCRTFIDPKLEKLADNNVPTSAQIAANTVHVYGQEKTIILRDINILNVQDALTPAQIQCDAAALVYDTSDPKSFEYIARIYIKYFADSKIPVLIVANKSDLAEVKQEYLLQPPSFCNKYKLMPPQPYSITRTVRPEIFVKLATMAAFPRFQAAWVLFYKHRHMKQFGLVQGDSVVWWKAGLGIAAATVAGFMMMRVLNTNKR, via the exons ATGGTGCAGCGACCGGTGGTGCCTCGACGTAACGTCAGGATCCTCCTGATCGGTGATCAGGGTGTGGGCAAGACGTCCTTGATTCTGTCTTTGGTGAGTGAAGAGTACGCTGAGGAGGTGCCTCCCAAGGCCGAGGAGATAACGATACCAGCGGACGTTACTCCTGAGCAAGTGCCCACACACATTGTCGATTATTCGTCGATTGAGCAGACCGATGATCAACTCGTAGATGAAATCCAAAAGGCCCACGTTATCTGCGTTGTGTACTCTGTAGACGATGAGGACACATTGGACCGGGCTGCCAGCTACTGGTTGCCCCTGGTGAGAAAGTGCTCGAGCAGTAACAGATGTCCAGTGGTGCTCGTTGGAAATAAAATCGATCTTGTCGATTATTCCACGATCGAGGCAGTCTATCCCATCATGAAGGAGTACTCGGAGATCGAGAGCTGCATCGAGTGCTCGGCGAAGACACTCCAGAATATCTCGGAGATGTTTTATTACGCCCAAAAAGCAGTTCTCCATCCCACAACTCCCCTGTACAATTACGACACTCAGGAACTCACGGAGGAGTGCAAGACGGCTTTGCAGAGAATATTCAAGATTTGTGATCTCGATAATGATGGCCTGCTTAATGATATGGagctcaataattttcaacagtCGTGCTTCAATACTCCTCTGCAGCCCCAAGTCCTCGAGGATGTCAAGGCTGTACTCTCGAAGAATATTCATGATGGGACTTGCAACGGATGTGTTACCATGAAAG GCTTCATGTATCTccaatgtttatttattcaacgaGGGAGGAATGAAACTACGTGGGCAGTTCTCCGAAAATTTGGCTACGACAACGAGCTCCAGATGTCGAAAGATTACATCCACCCACC aTTGAAAGTACCACCTGGTTGCACAACAGAGTTATCCCACAAAGGGCAAGAATTCCTGACAATACTGTTCATGCTGCACGATAGAGATCGCGATGGTGCTTTATCACCACCTGAAATGGAATCGTTGTTTTCGCGTTGCGTGACACCACCATGGGGTGACGAGTACAAATACACCGTACCTACTAATGAAAAG GGTTGGATTACATATCAAGGATATATGTGTCAGTGGGCCCTAATAGCTCTAACCAACGTACGGAAAACCCTCGAGTACATGGCATACCTCGGGTACAATATGTTTAACAACGAGTGTCAAACGACTGCTATACATGTCACAAGAGAAAAGAAACTGGATCTCGCAAAAAAACAGTCCAGTCGAAATGTCTACACTTGTCACGTAATTGGTCGAAAGAGCAGTGGAAAAACTACTCTATGTAGGACATTTATCGATCCCAAATTGGAG AAATTGGCGGATAATAATGTACCAACCAGCGCTCAGATTGCAGCGAATACAGTGCACGTGTATGGACAGGAGAAGACTATTATATTGAGAgatattaatattttgaatGTTCAAGATGCCTTAACTCCTGCCCAAATACAGTGCGATGCTGCAGCTCTTGTTTACGATACTAGCGATCCAAAGTCATTCGAGTATATCGCTCGTATTTATATT AAATATTTTGCCGACAGCAAGATACCGGTACTAATAGTAGCAAACAAGAGTGATCTCGCTGAAGTTAAACAAGAGTATCTACTCCAGCCACCGAGCTTCTGCAACAAATACAAACTCATGCCCCCGCAACCATACAGCATCACTCGTACTGTACGACCAGAGATATTCGTCAAACTAGCAACAATGGCTGCCTTTCC CCGCTTTCAAGCAGCGTGGGTATTATTTTACAAACACAG ACACATGAAGCAGTTTGGCCTGGTCCAGGGGGATTCGGTTGTTTGGTGGAAAGCCGGCCTTGGAATAGCAGCAGCCACTGTAGCTGGTTTTATGATGATGCGTGTACTCAATACGAACAAAAGATAG
- the Chchd2 gene encoding coiled-coil-helix-coiled-coil-helix domain-containing protein 10, mitochondrial — MPRRGRASGPPPRTVRPSAPARAAPAAHPPAPVAAPAASPMVAAAPQGPGLMGQMAATAGGVAIGSAVGHTIGHAMTGLFSGGSSEPAAAAAPAPVAQQSMQAPPQAGGACAWEIKQFLECAQHQSDLTLCEGFNEALRQCKSANHM; from the exons ATGCCACGACGAGGACGTGCATCTGGGCCTCCCCCAAGAAC GGTTAGGCCATCAGCTCCAGCTCGTGCTGCCCCCGCAGCTCATCCTCCAGCACCAGTCGCGGCCCCGGCAGCTAGTCCAATGGTGGCAGCGGCGCCCCAGGGTCCTGGACTGATGGGTCAAATGGCAGCCACTGCTGGTGgtgtcgccattggatccgcAGTCGGGCACACCATTGGACATGCCATGACTGGGCTCTTCAGCGGTGGCTCATCAGAGCCAGCAGCAGCTGCTGCACCAGCTCCAGTGGCACAACAGAGCATGCAAGCTCCTCCTCAAGCTGGGGGGGCCTGCGCCTGGGAGATCAAACAATTCCTCGAGTGCGCTCAGCACCAGTCTGATCTCACACTCTGCGAGGGCTTCAATGAGGCTCTACGACAGTGCAAGAGCGCTAATC ATATGTAA